CGTCAAGCAAGTACAAGTCGCAAACCCCTCGTCCGATACGGCAAACGTTGGCGCTGCAATCGTGACTTGGGATCAATCGCTCGCACAAAATCAGGTGATGCTGTGCGCGGGACCTCCCAACTGCGCTCCTTGCCCTTCGCCGGCGCAACTGCAGAATAGCCCAGTCAAAGTCGGCGTCGACTCGGCTGATCCGGTTTGCGAAGGAGAACTGCATTGGAACGCGCGCCGCCCGATCCCTTGGCAAATCTTCGCTCAAGGCGAATACGTCGGCCCCGCCCGTTTGCAGCATGTCCCCGAGTACCGCTTGCGGGTCGATGACGAGTTGGAATTCGTCTATCGCTTAACTCGCAACGAGATGACGACCCCCTATCGCTTGAATGTCGGCGATCAGGTCCGCGTCGAATCGCTGACCGATCCCAATTTGAATCGCGATCTCGTGATTCAGCCCGATGGTTCGATCACCGTGCTGCTCTTGGGTCAGGTGCACGCCGCTCGCAAGACGGTCACCGAATTGACCGACATGCTCGATAAGGAGTACAAGCGTTACTACAAAGTGCCCGCGATTACGGTCACACCGCTCCAGGTAAACACCAAGCTGGAAGACTTGCGAGCTACCGTCGATAGCCGTGCAGGCCGCGGCGGTCAGTCACAGAGCGTCCGCGTGACTCCCGAAGGGACCATTCAACTGCCGGCGATCGAGTCGGTTCCCGCCCAAGGCTTGACCCTGGACGAGTTGAAACGGGAAGTCGACGAACGTTACGCCCAAGTGGTCGACGGGATCGGCGTGACGCCGATTCTGACCGCTCGGGCTCCTCGCTATCTTTATGTGTTGGGCGAAGTGAAGACGCCGGGCCGG
The nucleotide sequence above comes from Blastopirellula sp. J2-11. Encoded proteins:
- a CDS encoding polysaccharide biosynthesis/export family protein, with product MNQNFAQQPSRAGRSLAAIAGLLLLSGGLGLALTPGEDRATSAPQAIVKQVQVANPSSDTANVGAAIVTWDQSLAQNQVMLCAGPPNCAPCPSPAQLQNSPVKVGVDSADPVCEGELHWNARRPIPWQIFAQGEYVGPARLQHVPEYRLRVDDELEFVYRLTRNEMTTPYRLNVGDQVRVESLTDPNLNRDLVIQPDGSITVLLLGQVHAARKTVTELTDMLDKEYKRYYKVPAITVTPLQVNTKLEDLRATVDSRAGRGGQSQSVRVTPEGTIQLPAIESVPAQGLTLDELKREVDERYAQVVDGIGVTPILTARAPRYLYVLGEVKTPGRFELVGPTTVMQSIALAGGWNVGGNLREVVIFRRAEDWRLVATKIDIKGALYGQRPIPSDELWLRDSDIVVVPKQPILWADEFIDLVFTRGIYGVAPFSGISVNFGNASSF